One genomic segment of Tripterygium wilfordii isolate XIE 37 chromosome 9, ASM1340144v1, whole genome shotgun sequence includes these proteins:
- the LOC120006618 gene encoding elongation factor 1-alpha-like yields the protein MEGLIDSGLVKAIGVIHVNVKNIAMKKLKRGFVVSDSKNYPTEKATSFTSQIIIINHLGQIGNGFASVLDCHTSHIVVKFVEILTKIDRHSGKELGKELKFLNNVDAPISELVVKRGLFPLYLSLYQSSFYNNVFDLAHAGSRITVGERPKKMEFLMIDIEQILRAGGLFWLDIFFCANDDKKFGIARLTVLYQVGEDI from the coding sequence ATGGAGGGTCTAATTGATTCAGGTTTGGTTAAAGCAATTGGTGTTATCCATGTTAATGTTAAGAACATTGCTATGAAGAAGCTGAAGCGTGGTTTTGTTGTTTCTGACTCCAAAAATTATCCTACTGAGAAGGCTACCAGTTTCACTTCTCAGATCATCATCATAAACCACCTTGGACAGATTGGAAATGGCTTTGCCTCGGTCCTTGATTGCCACACATCCCATATCGTTGTTAAGTTTGTTGAGATCTTGACTAAGATCGACAGGCATTCTGGTAAGGAGCTTGGAAAAGAGCTAAAATTTTTGAACAATGTTGATGCCCCAATTAGTGAATTGGTTGTTAAACGAGGCCTTTTCCCTTTGTACTTGAGTTTATATCAAAGTTCATTCTATAACAACGTATTCGATTTGGCTCATGCTGGGAGTAGGATAACTGTTGGTGAGAGACCAAAAAAGATGGAATTCTTAATGATTGATATCGAACAAATTTTGAGGGCTGGTGGATTGTTTTGGTTGGATATCTTCTTCTGTGCCAATGATGATAAGAAGTTTGGCATTGCTAGACTTACAGTCTTGTATCAAGTTGGAGAAGACATTTGA
- the LOC120005970 gene encoding non-specific lipid-transfer protein A-like translates to MKEAAVILVVVVMVYSMAKPGEAVPSCGQVESSLGACTQYLISGSNLTPACCEVVKNLKAITPTTADRQTVCNCLKQAVAKFPNINQDAASSLPQKCGADTSVPISKNTDWLTDNEFQDVQ, encoded by the exons atgaaggAAGCTGCAGTTATATTAGTGGTGGTCGTCATGGTTTATTCCATGGCCAAGCCAGGAGAGGCAGTGCCGAGTTGTGGGCAAGTGGAGTCATCGTTGGGTGCTTGCACGCAATACCTCATTTCAGGCAGCAATCTCACACCAGCTTGTTGCGAAGTTGTCAAGAATTTGAAGGCAATCACTCCAACAACTGCGGATAGGCAAACGGTTTGCAACTGCCTCAAACAAGCTGTCGCTAAATTCCCAAATATAAACCAAGATGCAGCCTCTTCTCTTCCTCAAAAATGCGGCGCTGACACAAGCGTTCCCATCTCCAAAAACACCGATT GGTTAACTGATAATGAATTTCAGGACGTGCAATGA